In Nocardioides conyzicola, one genomic interval encodes:
- a CDS encoding acyl-CoA desaturase, with translation MAIADVKEYTHLTEEEVEQLGRELDAIRAEVEESRCDADAAYINRMIRVQRGLAAAGRATLLAGLHSKKTRTPAWIAGASLLGVAKILENMEIGHNVMHGQWDWMNDPEIHSSNWEWDTAQPAEQWKHSHNYVHHQFTNVLGHDNDIGYGVLRMAREQKWHPYYLGQPVYNALLAGLFQWGVALHDLDLEAIRKGKKDPVEMKRQLRQIGRKGRNQVIKDYLVYPALSGKQWKSTLKANATANLARNLWSYMIIFCGHFPDGALHFTEEELEDETRAEWYLRQMLGSANFEGGRLLHILSGSLGFQIEHHLFPDLPSNRYPEIAVKVRALCEKYDIPYTTGPLHNQYGQALRTIMKLSLPNSMTSSDKPEPPSPSIDRGRRTDAERPTRRTETGAYYRKQTA, from the coding sequence ATGGCTATTGCAGACGTCAAGGAGTACACCCACCTCACCGAGGAGGAGGTCGAGCAGCTCGGTCGCGAGCTCGACGCCATCCGCGCCGAGGTGGAGGAGTCACGGTGCGACGCGGACGCGGCGTACATCAACCGGATGATCCGGGTGCAGCGCGGCCTCGCCGCCGCCGGCAGGGCCACGCTGCTCGCCGGCCTGCACTCGAAGAAGACCCGCACCCCCGCCTGGATCGCCGGCGCGAGCCTGCTCGGCGTGGCCAAGATCCTCGAGAACATGGAGATCGGCCACAACGTCATGCACGGCCAGTGGGACTGGATGAACGACCCCGAGATCCACTCCTCCAACTGGGAGTGGGACACCGCCCAGCCGGCCGAGCAGTGGAAGCACTCGCACAACTACGTGCACCACCAGTTCACCAACGTGCTCGGGCACGACAACGACATCGGGTACGGCGTGCTCCGGATGGCCCGCGAGCAGAAGTGGCACCCCTACTACCTCGGCCAGCCCGTCTACAACGCGCTGCTCGCCGGGCTCTTCCAGTGGGGCGTCGCGCTGCACGACCTCGACCTCGAGGCGATCCGCAAGGGCAAGAAGGACCCGGTCGAGATGAAGCGGCAGCTGCGCCAGATCGGGCGCAAGGGCCGCAACCAGGTCATCAAGGACTACCTCGTCTACCCGGCGCTCAGCGGCAAGCAGTGGAAGTCGACGCTGAAGGCCAACGCCACGGCCAACCTGGCGCGCAACCTGTGGTCCTACATGATCATCTTCTGCGGCCACTTCCCCGACGGTGCGCTGCACTTCACGGAGGAGGAGCTCGAGGACGAGACCCGCGCCGAGTGGTACCTGCGCCAGATGCTCGGCTCGGCCAACTTCGAGGGCGGCCGGTTGCTGCACATCCTGTCCGGCAGCCTCGGCTTCCAGATCGAGCACCACCTCTTCCCGGACCTCCCGAGCAACCGCTACCCGGAGATCGCGGTCAAGGTGCGGGCGCTGTGCGAGAAGTACGACATCCCGTACACGACCGGCCCGCTGCACAACCAGTACGGCCAGGCGCTGCGCACGATCATGAAGCTGTCGCTGCCGAACTCGATGACGTCCTCCGACAAGCCGGAGCCGCCGTCGCCGTCGATCGATCGCGGCCGGCGTACCGACGCCGAGCGGCCGACGCGTCGTACGGAGACCGGCGCCTACTACCGGAAGCAGACGGCATGA
- a CDS encoding response regulator transcription factor produces the protein MPSPASSPHVIRVGLISDQSIVRAGVRSLLAPYDDRVTVVDIGPESDLGDAQVVLYDVLGLHQGDVKGLETAVKAHPGRVLALSRELQPGLAARALGIGAVASVSLGIDAEELVEVIEAFAAGHLEDGSQADLDNQADRRRQLGRGVNLSPRELEVLGLIVRGRSNEEIAAELYLSINTVKTVIRSVYRKIGVATRSRAVAWAIEHGFATTDVVDE, from the coding sequence ATGCCGTCCCCGGCCAGCTCGCCCCACGTCATCCGCGTGGGGCTGATCTCCGACCAGTCCATCGTGCGGGCGGGTGTCCGCAGCCTGCTGGCGCCGTACGACGACCGCGTGACCGTCGTCGACATCGGGCCCGAGTCCGACCTCGGCGACGCGCAGGTCGTGCTGTACGACGTGCTGGGGCTCCACCAGGGAGACGTCAAGGGCCTGGAGACGGCCGTGAAGGCGCACCCCGGCCGGGTGCTGGCGCTGTCCCGCGAGCTGCAGCCGGGCCTGGCCGCCCGGGCGCTCGGCATCGGGGCGGTGGCGTCGGTGTCGCTCGGCATCGACGCCGAAGAGCTGGTCGAGGTGATCGAGGCCTTCGCCGCGGGACACCTCGAGGACGGGTCCCAGGCGGACCTCGACAACCAGGCCGACCGGCGCCGTCAGCTCGGCCGGGGCGTCAACCTCTCGCCGCGCGAGCTGGAGGTCCTCGGCCTGATCGTCCGCGGGCGCTCCAACGAGGAGATCGCCGCCGAGCTCTACCTCAGCATCAACACGGTCAAGACCGTGATCCGGTCGGTCTACCGCAAGATCGGCGTCGCCACCCGCTCCCGGGCGGTGGCCTGGGCGATCGAGCACGGCTTCGCGACGACCGACGTCGTCGACGAGTGA
- a CDS encoding ferredoxin reductase, which translates to MTPRTLTWGGVRTAGNKLTTPLHPDDYLRLLNPLWSERELRGRVEEVIPETDDAATLVIRPGWGWRYDHRAGQYVGIGVQVDGKFQWRSYSVSSPPRRRGRTISITVRAMPEGKLSAHLVNGLEPGTIVRLASPSGDFVLPDPPPAKMLFLVGGSGITPVMAMLRTLDRRQTMPDVVLHYSSPTAERMIFRDELAELESRHESLTVHRLHTDTEGMLSLSGLDGLCVDWRERETWACGPAPMLDAVETHWERAGLDERLHLERFSLELGGDGGEGGTITFQTTGKTAEVDGATTVLEAGEAAGVGMPYGCRMGICHTCTLTLVSGTVRDLRNGNEFAQPNEQVQTCVTVPVGACTLDI; encoded by the coding sequence GTGACCCCACGAACCCTGACCTGGGGAGGCGTGCGGACCGCCGGCAACAAGCTGACGACGCCGCTGCACCCCGACGACTACCTGCGACTGCTCAACCCGCTGTGGAGCGAGCGCGAGCTGCGCGGGCGGGTCGAGGAGGTCATCCCCGAGACCGACGACGCCGCCACCCTGGTGATCCGGCCCGGCTGGGGCTGGCGCTACGACCACCGCGCCGGCCAGTACGTCGGGATCGGCGTGCAGGTCGACGGCAAGTTCCAGTGGCGTTCCTACTCCGTGAGCTCGCCCCCGCGCCGCCGCGGCCGCACCATCTCGATCACCGTCCGCGCGATGCCGGAGGGCAAGCTGTCCGCGCACCTGGTCAACGGTCTCGAGCCCGGCACCATCGTCCGGCTCGCGTCGCCGAGCGGCGACTTCGTGCTCCCGGACCCTCCTCCGGCGAAGATGCTCTTCCTGGTGGGCGGCAGCGGCATCACGCCGGTGATGGCGATGCTCCGCACGCTGGACCGTCGTCAGACGATGCCCGACGTCGTCCTGCACTACTCGTCGCCGACGGCGGAGCGGATGATCTTCCGCGACGAGCTGGCCGAGCTCGAGAGCCGGCACGAGTCGCTGACCGTGCACCGGCTGCACACCGACACCGAGGGGATGCTCTCGCTGAGCGGACTCGACGGCCTCTGCGTCGACTGGCGGGAGCGGGAGACCTGGGCCTGTGGCCCCGCGCCGATGCTGGACGCCGTCGAGACCCACTGGGAGCGGGCCGGCCTCGACGAGCGGCTGCACCTCGAGCGGTTCTCGCTCGAGCTCGGCGGCGACGGCGGCGAGGGCGGCACGATCACCTTCCAGACCACGGGCAAGACCGCCGAGGTCGACGGCGCCACCACCGTCCTCGAGGCAGGCGAGGCGGCCGGTGTCGGCATGCCCTACGGCTGCCGGATGGGCATCTGCCACACCTGCACGCTGACGCTGGTCTCGGGCACGGTCCGCGACCTGCGCAACGGCAACGAGTTCGCCCAGCCCAACGAACAGGTGCAGACCTGCGTGACCGTCCCGGTCGGCGCCTGCACCCTCGACATCTAG
- a CDS encoding DNA polymerase domain-containing protein yields MPKTPAAEVDAGGRAVRVSSPDRVIFEATDTTPEVTKLMVAEYFASVDDGLMRALRDRPTALERWTSGVRPGMKLATGPQDKDADAFYQKRVPKGAPDYLETVEITFPSGRKAEEICPTEIAVPVWCAHMGTLVFHPWPVRRADVDHPDELRIDLDPQPGTTFGDAVRVAGVARELLEELGITGYPKTSGNRGVHIFVRIKPEWEFTDLRHAAIGFGRELARRDDGVTVEWWKEERGERIFVDFNQNNRDRTIASAYSVRPLPGAPVSTPVTWDELAGITDPRVYNLFTVPDRVQDGDPWATIDDTAHSLEPLLALWEELPGGELNFPPDYPKMPGEPPRVQPSKKVAEHWDEDGNRVE; encoded by the coding sequence ATGCCGAAGACTCCCGCTGCCGAGGTCGATGCCGGAGGGCGCGCCGTCCGCGTCTCGAGCCCGGACCGGGTGATCTTCGAGGCGACCGACACGACGCCGGAGGTCACCAAGTTGATGGTGGCGGAGTACTTCGCCAGCGTCGACGACGGGCTGATGCGGGCACTGCGCGACCGGCCGACGGCCCTGGAGCGCTGGACGTCCGGCGTACGCCCCGGGATGAAGCTGGCGACCGGCCCGCAGGACAAGGACGCCGACGCGTTCTACCAGAAGCGCGTGCCCAAGGGCGCGCCCGACTACCTCGAGACCGTCGAGATCACCTTCCCCTCGGGCCGCAAGGCCGAGGAGATCTGCCCCACCGAGATCGCGGTCCCGGTCTGGTGTGCGCACATGGGCACCCTGGTCTTCCATCCCTGGCCCGTACGCCGGGCCGATGTCGACCACCCCGACGAGCTGCGGATCGATCTCGACCCGCAGCCGGGCACCACGTTCGGCGACGCCGTACGCGTGGCCGGCGTCGCGCGGGAGCTGCTCGAGGAGCTCGGCATCACCGGCTACCCGAAGACCTCCGGCAACCGCGGCGTCCACATCTTCGTGCGGATCAAGCCGGAGTGGGAGTTCACCGACCTGCGGCACGCCGCCATCGGCTTCGGCCGCGAGCTGGCCCGTCGCGACGACGGCGTGACGGTCGAGTGGTGGAAGGAGGAGCGCGGCGAGCGGATCTTCGTCGACTTCAACCAGAACAACCGCGACCGGACCATCGCCTCGGCCTACTCCGTCCGGCCGCTGCCCGGCGCGCCGGTGTCCACACCTGTGACCTGGGACGAGCTGGCGGGGATCACCGACCCACGCGTCTACAACCTCTTCACCGTGCCCGACCGCGTGCAGGACGGCGACCCCTGGGCGACCATCGACGACACCGCGCACTCGCTCGAGCCGCTGCTCGCGCTGTGGGAGGAGCTCCCGGGTGGGGAGCTCAACTTCCCGCCCGACTACCCGAAGATGCCGGGCGAGCCGCCGCGGGTGCAGCCGAGCAAGAAGGTCGCCGAGCACTGGGACGAGGACGGCAACCGGGTGGAGTAG
- the tsaB gene encoding tRNA (adenosine(37)-N6)-threonylcarbamoyltransferase complex dimerization subunit type 1 TsaB, with protein MLLAFDTASPLVSVALYDADGDGVVAEHVSERPMKHAEQLAPLIDRAMTTAGIVRQDLTAIAVGIGPGPFTGLRVGLVTARTLGFVLDIPVYGVCSLDALAVEAADTGAVAEEFVVATDARRKEVYFARYDAGGARLDGPLVDKPAVLATDLPVVGQGAVLYPDAFPRRVGQEVPSAGWLARCVAEERAELSDPEPLYLRRPDAVAAHAAKPVS; from the coding sequence GTGCTGCTCGCCTTCGACACCGCCTCGCCCCTCGTCTCCGTGGCCCTCTACGACGCCGACGGCGACGGCGTGGTCGCCGAGCACGTCTCCGAACGGCCGATGAAGCACGCCGAGCAGCTCGCGCCCCTGATCGACCGGGCGATGACGACGGCGGGCATCGTCCGCCAGGACCTCACCGCGATCGCGGTCGGCATCGGACCGGGCCCGTTCACCGGCCTCCGGGTCGGCCTCGTCACCGCGCGCACGCTGGGCTTCGTGCTCGACATCCCCGTGTACGGCGTCTGCTCGCTCGACGCCCTCGCGGTCGAGGCCGCCGACACCGGCGCGGTCGCTGAGGAGTTCGTGGTCGCGACCGACGCGCGCCGCAAGGAGGTCTACTTCGCGCGGTACGACGCGGGCGGTGCCCGTCTCGACGGCCCGCTCGTCGACAAGCCGGCCGTCCTCGCGACCGACCTCCCGGTCGTTGGTCAGGGTGCCGTGCTCTACCCCGACGCCTTCCCGCGCCGCGTCGGCCAGGAGGTCCCCAGCGCCGGGTGGCTCGCCCGCTGCGTGGCCGAGGAGCGGGCCGAGCTGAGCGACCCC